In Crassostrea angulata isolate pt1a10 chromosome 4, ASM2561291v2, whole genome shotgun sequence, one genomic interval encodes:
- the LOC128181153 gene encoding exportin-2-like translates to MEVSDANLQALAGYLQQTLSPDISVRKQAEQFLESVEGNQNYGLLLLTLLDRDGVEPHIRVSAAVTFKNFIKRNWRVADTDKIHDNDRNTIKQQIVGLMLKSPEQIQKQLSDAISIIGREDFPDKWPNLIMEMVEKFQTGDFYVINGILHTAHSLFKRYRHEFKSQKLWEEIKFVLENFAKPFTELFNATMDLATKHASDPSALKVIFSSIVLICKIFYSLNFQDLPEHFEDNMSIWMTHFLTLLSADNKILQTQDEEEAGLLEQVKSQICDNVALYAQKYDEEFSPQLPAFVTAIWNLLISTGLQVKYDDLVSNAIQFLASVAERPSYKHLFEDPATLASICEKVIVPNMQFRDADEELFEDNPEEYIRRDIEGSDVDTRRRAACDLVQALCKSFEGPVIQNFSQYVQGLLQV, encoded by the exons ATGGAAGTATCTGACGCCAACTTGCAGGCCTTGGCAGGATATTTACAACAGACACTTTCCCCAGACATATCTGTGAGAAAGCAAG CTGAGCAGTTTCTGGAGTCAGTAGAGGGAAATCAGAACTATGGACTTCTTCTCCTAACCCTGTTAGACAGAGATGGAGTTGAGCCCCACATTCGTGTCAGTGCAGCGgtcacattcaaaaattttatcaaaCGCAACTGGAGAGTG GCTGATACTGACAAGATTCATGACAATGATCGAAACACCATCAAACAGCAGATTGTGGGATTGATGTTAAAAAGTCCTGAGCAAATACAAAAACAG TTGAGTGATGCTATCAGCATAATAGGAAGAGAAGACTTCCCAGACAAATGGCCAAATCTCATCATGGAAATGGTTGAGAAATTTCAGACCGGGGACTTCTATGTTATCAATGGAATTCTGCATACAGCCCATTCTTTGTTTAAAAG ATATCGACATGAATTCAAATCTCAAAAACTCTGGGAGGAAATCAAATTTGTCCTGGAAAATTTTGCAAAGCCTTTCACTGAGCTCTTCAAT GCAACAATGGACTTGGCAACAAAGCATGCCTCTGACCCCAGTGCTCTAAAAGTTATATTCAGCTCCATTGTCCTTATTTGCAAAATATTCTACAGTCTAAATTTTCAG GATTTGCCAGAACATTTTGAAGACAACATGAGCATATGGATGACCCATTTTCTGACACTGTTGAGTGCTGACAACAAAATTCTACAGACACAA gacgaggAAGAAGCTGGCCTGTTAGAGCAAGTGAAGTCTCAGATCTGTGACAATGTGGCACTCTATGCTCAGAAGTACGACGAAGAGTTCTCTCCTCAGTTACCCGCTTTTGTCACCGCCATCTGGAATCTCCTGATCTCGACTGGACTACAAGTGAAGTACGACGAT CTGGTGAGCAATGCTATCCAGTTTCTGGCTTCTGTTGCCGAGCGTCCGTCGTACAAACACCTCTTTGAAGACCCTGCTACTCTTGCCAGTATCTGTGAAAAAGTCATTGTTCCAAACATGCAGTTCAGAG ATGCTGATGAGGAGCTGTTTGAGGATAATCCGGAGGAGTACATCAGGAGAGACATTGAAGGATCAG ATGTGGACACCAGGAGACGGGCGGCCTGTGACCTTGTACAGGCCCTCTGTAAGTCGTTTGAGGGGCCGGTCATTCAGAACTTCTCCCAGTATGTCCAGGGACTGCTACAGGTATAG